In the genome of Tripterygium wilfordii isolate XIE 37 chromosome 19, ASM1340144v1, whole genome shotgun sequence, one region contains:
- the LOC119985514 gene encoding uncharacterized protein LOC119985514: MPFADFDDILGLDWLTGYEAIIECAKRRITLTTPIGRVRFHGTTLLPCPHFLDNPQYTDCVVAGLITSESGEESSISIPVVQYYMDVFPDDLLGLPPRREIDFVIEVYPGTNPISIPPYRMTLAELKELDTQLTAPSRIAEDANLE, encoded by the exons ATGCCATTTGCTGATTTTGACGatattctcggattggattggttgactggaTACGAGgcaattatagagtgtgctaaaaggaggattacactgaccacacctataGGAAGAGTTAGATTTCATGGGACGACACTTCTGCCATGTCCACATTTTCtggataatcctcagtacaccgattgtgttgtagcgggtttgattacctcAGAGTCTGGGGAGGAGTCTTCTATATCTATACCTGTTGTGCAGTACTATATGGATGTCTTTCCTGATGATCTACTAGGATTGCCACCTaggagggagattgactttgtgattgaggTGTATCCGGGTACAAatcctatttctataccaccaTACAGGATGACActagcagagctgaaggagttagacacCCAGTTGACAG CACCTTCCCGTATTGCGGAAGATGCCAACTTAGAGTAA